One Elaeis guineensis isolate ETL-2024a chromosome 10, EG11, whole genome shotgun sequence genomic window carries:
- the LOC105052200 gene encoding noroxomaritidine/norcraugsodine reductase-like isoform X2 has protein sequence MHKALGALNITKGNGFLIEREKTATQDAENSRTNCRAKKWSLNGATALVTGGTRGIGHAIVEELAGFGATVHTCSWNEEELNKCLERWKSLNIHVTGSVCDVSSRVQREKLMEGVRSIFQGKLNILINNTGTGIVKPAVDFTDEEYSFLMATNLESAFHLSQLAQPLLKASGAGSIVFISSIAGVVGMPNLSIYAATKGALNQLTKNLACEWIKDNIRVNGVAPGPIRTPLAQPVRNDPF, from the exons ATGCACAAAGCCTTGGGTGCACTCAACATAACAAAGGGGAATGGATTTTTGATAGAAAGAGAGAAGACAGCCACGCAGGACGCGGAGAATAGCAGAACCAACTGCAGGGCAAAGAAATGGTCCCTCAATGGAGCCACAGCTTTGGTCACTGGGGGCACCAGAGGAATCGG GCATGCCATAGTTGAAGAGTTAGCTGGATTTGGAGCAACTGTACATACATGTTCGTGGAATGAAGAAGAGCTCAACAAATGCCTGGAACGATGGAAAAGCCTGAACATTCATGTCACCGGATCAGTTTGCGATGTCTCTTCCCGAGTCCAAAGAGAGAAACTAATGGAGGGTGTCCGTTCCATTTTCCAGGGGAAGCTCAATATCCTT ATTAACAATACAGGGACGGGCATTGTGAAGCCAGCAGTGGATTTCACTGATGAAGAGTATTCCTTTCTTATGGCTACCAACTTGGAATCAGCTTTCCATCTGAGCCAACTAGCTCAACCACTTCTGAAGGCATCCGGGGCAGGCAGCATCGTGTTCATCTCCTCAATCGCAGGGGTTGTAGGCATGCCAAATTTATCCATATATGCAGCAACTAAAG GAGCACTGAATCAGCTCACAAAGAATCTGGCTTGCGAGTGGATAAAAGACAATATCCGAGTGAACGGTGTTGCTCCAGGGCCCATCCGGACCCCACTCGCACAGCCCGTAAGGAACGACCCTTTTTGA
- the LOC105052200 gene encoding noroxomaritidine/norcraugsodine reductase-like isoform X1 has protein sequence MHKALGALNITKGNGFLIEREKTATQDAENSRTNCRAKKWSLNGATALVTGGTRGIGHAIVEELAGFGATVHTCSWNEEELNKCLERWKSLNIHVTGSVCDVSSRVQREKLMEGVRSIFQGKLNILINNTGTGIVKPAVDFTDEEYSFLMATNLESAFHLSQLAQPLLKASGAGSIVFISSIAGVVGMPNLSIYAATKGALNQLTKNLACEWIKDNIRVNGVAPGPIRTPLAQPLLDDKENKVIEVSHIPMGRIGEPEEVASLVSFLCLPAASYITVQVICVDGGRTGSDL, from the exons ATGCACAAAGCCTTGGGTGCACTCAACATAACAAAGGGGAATGGATTTTTGATAGAAAGAGAGAAGACAGCCACGCAGGACGCGGAGAATAGCAGAACCAACTGCAGGGCAAAGAAATGGTCCCTCAATGGAGCCACAGCTTTGGTCACTGGGGGCACCAGAGGAATCGG GCATGCCATAGTTGAAGAGTTAGCTGGATTTGGAGCAACTGTACATACATGTTCGTGGAATGAAGAAGAGCTCAACAAATGCCTGGAACGATGGAAAAGCCTGAACATTCATGTCACCGGATCAGTTTGCGATGTCTCTTCCCGAGTCCAAAGAGAGAAACTAATGGAGGGTGTCCGTTCCATTTTCCAGGGGAAGCTCAATATCCTT ATTAACAATACAGGGACGGGCATTGTGAAGCCAGCAGTGGATTTCACTGATGAAGAGTATTCCTTTCTTATGGCTACCAACTTGGAATCAGCTTTCCATCTGAGCCAACTAGCTCAACCACTTCTGAAGGCATCCGGGGCAGGCAGCATCGTGTTCATCTCCTCAATCGCAGGGGTTGTAGGCATGCCAAATTTATCCATATATGCAGCAACTAAAG GAGCACTGAATCAGCTCACAAAGAATCTGGCTTGCGAGTGGATAAAAGACAATATCCGAGTGAACGGTGTTGCTCCAGGGCCCATCCGGACCCCACTCGCACAGCCC TTACTTGATGACAAGGAAAATAAAGTAATAGAAGTCTCCCACATACCCATGGGGCGTATTGGAGAACCAGAGGAGGTGGCATCTCTTGTATCGTTCCTATGCCTACCTGCTGCTTCCTATATCACGGTTCAAGTTATTTGTGTTGACGGAGGTCGGACTGGAAGTGACCTTTAA